The Natronoarchaeum philippinense genome includes the window CGCTGCGCTCGACCCCGATCTGGTCGTCCCGATCCACTACAACACGTTCGCGGGGCTCGAAGCCGATTCCGAGGCGTTCGCGCTCGACCTCGCAGAGCGTGGCATTCCCGTCGCGCTCGACGAGTAACCCGACCGTCCCCGGACCGGTCGCTTCCGGGCCGCAACCGGCGAATCACCCCCAGTCGATCGAGAACCGTCGAACGCCTCTGGACTCGTCGTCGAGTTCCTCGGCGACGTGCTCGCGGAACTCCTCGTAGGTGCCCTCGAAGATGAGTCGCTGGTGGGCGACGCTGCCGCTGGCGTACGTCGAGCGCTCGTGAGCGTCTGCCAGCGATTCGGCGGGCACAAAGTCGCAACTACCAGCGTAGCCGTTCTCCTCGCACCAGTAGATCACGTACAGTTCCTCGCCGGCCTCCTCGTTTGTTGCTGTCATCTCTCGTGTCATTCGTTCGCAATCGGCGTAAACGTATGCGTGAGTGATGGTCGGCGTCACTTCTTGCGCTTCCAGTCGCCGACCTCCTCGTCGTGGAACTCGCCTTTGGCTTTCCGCTCTGTTGGCCAGTAGGCGACCGCCACGACAGTAGCGTAGAACAGGACGACGCCGAGAATCACGTACTCTCCCGGAAGTGCGGGAAGCGCAGCGGCTTCGATCGTCGACTCTTCGCCGGCAAACAGCGTGATCTTCACCAGCCACGCGACGCCGAGGACGGTCAGCAAGGGTCCGTAGACCCGCTTGAGCCGCCGGGAAAGCGCCTCCCGAAACGTGATCTTCAGCGTCGGGCGCCGGAGGTCGTCGCCCATCTCGGTGCGCCAGTCTTCGTGCTCGGCGCCCGACGGATCGAACGCGTTGGCGAACACGTTCTCTTCGAGCAGGCGAACGCGCGAGCGCCACGCGTCGTAGGTCCGGTACCGGCGGCTCTCGAAGACGAGAAACACGCACGTCGCCGCGATGCCGACGAAAAGCAGGTACGCCGGCGTGTTGCGGCCCGAAAAGGTCAGCGTGATGATCGCCGCCATCACCGCGACCGCCCAGTCGCTGGTCTGGTCGATCCGGCGCAACTCGGTGGTCAACTGCGACACCTCGCCCCGGTAGTAGTGGGGCAAGAGCCCGAGAAACCGCTCCTCGTCGGCCGCCGCGGACTGTGCCACCTCGCGTTCGGATTCGTCTTCGGGATCGAAGTCGTCCGGCATAGGAACGATACGACGATCACGACGAAAAACGGCGGGCGAAACGCGGCGTCGTCACGGCGGCCGCCCGACGAGGAGCCGAAAACCTTTCGCAGGAGAGCCAGCACCGTCACGGTATGCTCGACACTGCGAACTCCTCCACACGCGTCCACCCGGTGTCTCGCTCGTGACCCGATTACTCCACTACACCGACCTCGAAGGCGTGTACGACGATCCCGAATCGTTCGGACGACTGGTCGGCTGTCTCGATACCCTCCGCGAGGACGCGCTCGTGGTGGGGGCGGGCGACGACATGGCCCCAAGCGTCTCGACGACGGTGATCGGCGCCACTGCGCCGTCGGCCGCACTCGGGGCGCTCGACCCGGACATCGAGACGTTCGGCAACCACGACTTCGATCACGGCGTCGACTTCGCGCTGACGGTCGCAAGCGAAACGCCCGCAACCTACGTCAGCGCGAACCTCCGCGTCGATGGTCACCGGTTCGGTCACGGTCACGGCGTCGAACCGTGGACCGTCCGGGACGTCGACGGAACGCGCGTCGGTGTCTTCGGCGTCACTACGACCGAACTCGCGGCCGTCTCGGACGGGACGCTCCCGATCGAGGTCACCGACCCGGTCGCGGCGTCGCGTGACGCCGTCGCCGCCCTGCGCGAGGCCGGTGCGGAGGTGGTCGTCTGCCTCGCACATCTCGGGGACGACCAGCAGATCGCTCGGGAGACCGAAGTCGACGTGATCTGTGGCGGCCACGTCGCGCCGGCGCGCTCGGAGCGAATCGACGGCACGCTGCTGGTCCGCCCGGACATCGAAGGGCGATCGGTTTTCGAGATCGACCTCGACGACCGCGAGGCGACGCTGCACGACACCGACGCGTTTCCGCCTGCAGAGCGGGGCGTCGACGCGATTCACTCGTTTCGCCGGGAGGCTGGGCTGGACGAGCCCGTCGCCCGACTCGACGCGCCGGTCGAACTCCCCGAGTACAACGGCGCGGGCGAGACTCGGATCGGGAACTTCGTCGCGGATGCGATCCGGTGGGACGGCGACGCCGATGTTGGAATCTACCACGACGGCGGCCTGCGCGGCGACCGGTTTCCGGCGGGCGAGGTGACCGCGTTCGACCTTGCGAGTACGGTGCCGTTTACCGACTCGCTCTGCATCCTCGACGTTTCAGGCGATCGCCTTCGGGCAGTGCTGCGCCAACTGGACGGCCGCTGTCTCGGCTTGGCCGACGAACGGTCGTGGTTCGGCAACGTCTCGGGAGCGCGGATCGTCCGCAACGCGTCCGACGGAACGCTCGTCGAGGCCACCGTCGACGGCGCTCCGATCGACGACGATCGGCACTACTCGCTGGCGCTCCCCAGCTACCTCTCGACGTCGGATCACGTCATCGACGCCGTCGGCGAGGACGATGTCGTTCGTCGTACCGACGTGCCAGTCTACGAGTCGGTGATCGAGTACGCCCGTGAGTTCGGCGTCGCGCCGGAGGTAGAGGGCCGGATGCGGGAACGGTAGGCGGGGTGTCGGGTCGGTTCTACAGGACACCCATCTCGCTGAGACGCTCTTCTACATCTTCCCGACCCTCGGCTCGATGCGCGTTCAGAGAACGCCCATCTCGCTGAGACGCTCGGGAAGATACGTCTCGGTCACGAAGTCCAACCCGTGGGAGG containing:
- a CDS encoding DUF2270 domain-containing protein, which produces MPDDFDPEDESEREVAQSAAADEERFLGLLPHYYRGEVSQLTTELRRIDQTSDWAVAVMAAIITLTFSGRNTPAYLLFVGIAATCVFLVFESRRYRTYDAWRSRVRLLEENVFANAFDPSGAEHEDWRTEMGDDLRRPTLKITFREALSRRLKRVYGPLLTVLGVAWLVKITLFAGEESTIEAAALPALPGEYVILGVVLFYATVVAVAYWPTERKAKGEFHDEEVGDWKRKK
- a CDS encoding bifunctional metallophosphatase/5'-nucleotidase, translating into MTRLLHYTDLEGVYDDPESFGRLVGCLDTLREDALVVGAGDDMAPSVSTTVIGATAPSAALGALDPDIETFGNHDFDHGVDFALTVASETPATYVSANLRVDGHRFGHGHGVEPWTVRDVDGTRVGVFGVTTTELAAVSDGTLPIEVTDPVAASRDAVAALREAGAEVVVCLAHLGDDQQIARETEVDVICGGHVAPARSERIDGTLLVRPDIEGRSVFEIDLDDREATLHDTDAFPPAERGVDAIHSFRREAGLDEPVARLDAPVELPEYNGAGETRIGNFVADAIRWDGDADVGIYHDGGLRGDRFPAGEVTAFDLASTVPFTDSLCILDVSGDRLRAVLRQLDGRCLGLADERSWFGNVSGARIVRNASDGTLVEATVDGAPIDDDRHYSLALPSYLSTSDHVIDAVGEDDVVRRTDVPVYESVIEYAREFGVAPEVEGRMRER